The following are from one region of the Mustela lutreola isolate mMusLut2 chromosome 7, mMusLut2.pri, whole genome shotgun sequence genome:
- the LOC131835365 gene encoding thymosin beta-4: MSDKPDMAEIEKFDKSKLKKTETQEKNPLPSKETIEQEKQAGES, from the coding sequence ATGTCTGACAAACCCGATATGGCTGAGATTGAGAAATTCGATAAAtcgaaattgaagaagacagaaacacaagagaaaaatccACTGCCTTCAAAAGAAACGATTGAACAGGAGAAGCAAGCGGGCGAATCATAA